GATtaagggtccttcccggtgtggtatatttttacagggaggaggTTGATAGCCCTTCCTCGTTAACGTACTCgatgcacctcctcgaacacgggaccccattttacgtcccttccgaaagtcgggtgcagccccaaccgagctGTCCTTCCAAGGAGTGAACTGGGGTTTCCCAGttgctcaactgtgagactgctagcAGTTGAGCGACAGGGACATCCCATACTATATGCACAAAGCACACCAACTCAACACAATTATGCATCTATGAACAGACCTACCAGTTCTTAGGATATTTACATACCTGCTACTGCAGGTACTGTTGTTCCAGCGAAGTAGGAGATGGCCAGCTCGTGAGATCTGAACTAGACACCTCACACCTTCCTATGAACGTCGATGCTTGAATGGAGAACGAATTCAAGAACTAGCCACCGCGTGGCCTGTAACGTCTTTAAATAAAGTGTTACCCGGTGGAGGCGTGACTTACGTTGGCGTGGCATGGTGCTGGAACCCCTAGGATAGGTGCGACGGTGCGGTGGGCGTGGTCTATAGACTCGAGCTCTGGGACAGAAATACCGCGGGGCCACGTGCAGGACAGAACACATGCTTTCAGCACGTGATCTGGGACGACTTGTGTTACTAGTAAGTGTTAAATATATCGCAATATCAATTTACCCATCCACCTATACGTCACTTCGTCTGTACACCATCTATAGGAAATGTTGTCCCATATTGTACCAAACCCGTCTGCGTAATGTACCTACACAGCATGACCATGGTTATTTGCAGACTATAGAACCAGAACCCTACACAACTCTGTTACTCCATGTACGTTGATAGATGATAAATTGTCCCCCGCGTGTTCCAAATCCATACTTCTGTGTTATTCTTGTTACGTCGAACAACTAATCACTCTGTATTAAGAGACATATCTGGGCTAGAAACGCTCTGATGATCGCCTCACGACTTCACGTGACGGCCACGCTCAGACGCCCACAGGGGCGTGACGTCACGGACACGTCATGCTTTCCGCAACGAATAAACAAAATTTGATGCTAAAACTAAAAGACACTGATGGTTCTCAAAACTGGCGCAGGGAACAGTGTGCAGTCCCTAGTACCGAAGTGTTGGTAAAAGAAACAGTAGCCTATCCGAAAGTATGTAGTCCATAGTACTGAAGTGTGAGTAAAGGAACACTAGCCTGTCTGAAAGTGTGCAGTCCATGGTACTGATGTGTTGTTAAGGGAAACACTAGCCTGTCTGAAGCAGTGggctgtccatggtactgaaatctTGGTAAAAGAAACACTAGCCTGTCTGAAAGTGTACTGAAGTGTGAGTAAGGAAACAACAGCCTGTCGGGAAAAGTGGGCTGTCCATTGTACTGAAGTGTTGGTAAGGGAAACACTAGCCTGTCTGAAAGTGTGAAGTCCATTGTACTCAAATGTTGTTAAGGGAAACACTAGCCTGTCAGAAACAGTGGGTTATCCAAGGTACTGAAGTGTCGGTAAGGGAAACACTAGCCTGAAAGTGTGCAGTCCGTAGTAATGAAGTGTGAGTAAGGAAACACTAGCCTGACAGAAACAGTGTTATGTCCACTGTGTGCAGTCGCGTATGTCAGGGTAAGGGGCACACAAGCTTGTCAAAAACAGTGTAATGCCCACGGTGCTGAGGTTTTGGTAAGGTAAACACCAGCCTGtcaaaaacagaaatatcagTAACTTCTTAGGAAGTAATGAGAACTGTCAAGCGTAACGACACTAACGAAGCTGTTATATAACGGCGATACGCGTGATCAATATGTTAACATGTACTTCATTGGTATTCACACAATTTGTGACGTATTGAAATTGTGAAAGATACCAACGATCGGTTACGGCTATGTTACACAACCATCCATACCAGACACGGGAACACAACTGGGCCAGACACGTTCTGACCTGACTTCCACGTGACGTGGTGTGATGTCATCCACACGGCACGTTTTCCGCACATGTTAAACGTTTTCCGCGCAAAAAGGCAGCCAAACTAAGAACAGTACTGATGTAACGCTCTCGATCTCATCCTCTATGTTATatgtttcataaattttcagCACAACTTCGTTGAGTCATGGACAAAACTTTAAAAGACAAGTGGTTTGTACGTTTCATTACATGACAATAAAAAAAGGTGTACTATGTCAACTCTTTGGTTAGTCCTCACATATCAGACTCAACCAGATAAATCTACAAAAGGAAATCAGCATTCGACTATTTATTGGCTAATCACGATTGCCTTTTGACAGAtccattcaagaaataaaatgtcACTCCACACTTCAGACATGTGCGAAAAACTAGGCTAGACATGGGCTTGCAATGAATCAATATTGTCATTGCTCGTGGTTATTCTTCTTGTCATAACTAATCATGGAGCAAGTCGAGATATTTCTGCAAGAGCGTCGGCAGCTTGAGTTGATAAACGCCCCCTGGCAGTACTCCGTTGTCCTGCAGACGTTTTCTGATGAGACACCTACAGAGGTGTTTGAGTTCGCAAGGGTCCATGCACCTGTCCCGGGGCACCCAGGAGTTCCACCGGGCGTGCGGGACGGCTAACAGGTCGGGCTCCGAGTCGCTGTCCGAGTCGCTCGGGTCGTGGAAGGACGGGATCTGTAGCGGGATCTTTGGCATGGCTCGGCAGTAGATCCGTAGGCAGCGGCGGACACGGGAGGCACAGTCATCGCGACCCTTCAGAAACACAGAGGTGCTCAATTCACACAAGTTACCAAAAACAGTGAGGATTTCCGCCACAAATGTGATCGAACAAATAAACCATCTCACAAAAGTTATCCTGTACTTTGTCTTACTAGTCTGAAGATTCTGGTAAGTTCCTTCTTcacaccctcattaaatcaggacccctatcgctccacgttacatcgctcgcgaaaggggccctgataataACCGCCaccagacatggttctggcgacgtcaccgacacttgctcatgaataattaatgagcgataggggtcctgatttaatgagggtgcttCTTCAACgagaaaagaaaatgaagacAGAGAAGAACAGGCATTTCAACGAACCTTATACACATCCCAGCACATAGCGAGGAAGAGGTACTCCACAGGGCACCGCCGGCCAAAGCGGGGTGAGCCTCTGTCCGGGTCCGCGCCGTGCCGAAGAAGCAAGGCGATCAGCCTCGGGTGCGTGCAAAAGGAGGCGAGGTGCAAGTAGCTGAACTCCCAAGGTGACTCCAACTGATTGACCAATCGCAGCCTCTGCCCCGATCTGTCATCAAAGCAGGTGTTCGCCGCCACCTCTATGAAATACTTGAACTTCTTCTGCAGCTGCCTGAGGTACCATCGCGACACGAGGCCCAGGTTATACCCGTTCGTCTTATCGTTGATGACGCGAATCAAACGCGAAATCGTGTTCTCGTCACTATGGAGGACGTCGAACGTGAGAACCCGTTTGACCAATGGGTGGCTTTGATCCATTTGAAACAtccaacagcagcagcagcactgTTTGAGTAGGTCGGAGTACTTAGAGTGGAGGTAGGTGCGCGGACCGACCGGGCCGTCCCTACGTTCGGTAAGCAGAATGGCTTTGTCCTCCTCGAACATGGCCAAGATGCGGTTGATGGCGTCTTCCGTCGCATCCTGTGACCGCACACTCAAGTAGCCGAAGAGAATGGGAACTTCGCCATACTCCTGTGAGAAGTACTGAAGTTTCAGGGTTTCTGACTGAATCCCCTCCAGTACAGTCCCCCGTGCTCGTCTCAAGGGGACGGGCTCTTGGAAAGTGTAGTACGCCTTTACCTGTCTGATACTTTGCATCATATCAAAAATCAGCGTGACGATGTTCTGGAACCTCGAGCTATGGTTTCTGACAGAATGTATTAAGTTGTTCCACATCTATGACGTTCCATGACGTCACGACCGACAGTCTGTAGGCCTAAGAGGCAACAATCGCGTTGCCTTGACTACCAACGACAATAGGTTGCTGTGTATTTCCTACCATAATGTGGTGTTCTCACAAGTGCTGGTCTATTTGTTGGTTGGTCGGTCATCTAGTCTGATGGCGGTTTGGTCGTGTTTTGGTGctagtctccaccaggccttcctaatgGGGTATGCATCGTAGAATTCGGAAAAAAATGGATGATTGGCTTGGAGAGtaagtccacggtaaggttaacgaACATCTCccctgcgcctgcaaatgaaaccctaaagtggccaaactccccagATATTCTCTCTATTGCTGGCGTAGTTAGCTTGGTAGGGACTAGTTTGGTCCAGTGTAGCTCAGTTTGACTTAgtttatttgttggtttggtTGAGACACAGGTATATGCATAGccaaggttgcccaactagcagGTAGCTATTGTCAAGGGTTAGCCTTCGGGAAAATACAATGGTTGCACAATAAGTTACTAGATTAAATATTACATTCGAAATCATGTCGTACATTTATACACATATTATCTTAGTCCAAACATACGATTATTAACATAATGTCATTTCTTGGTACTCACAAATGATTTTTCTGATTTTACGTTAGCCAGTTTCGTAATTTTCTTTCACACAGCAAGTTCGGACTTAGCACCACTTGTATGTGTGACTGACTTAGTTTAGCTCAGGTtatgaatgaattttcatgtttgccATGATTTTGGGGTAGGAAATATCAACaccaacatacaaaaatacattacaaGTCGGCGTAATTATTCAATAGACCGAGGTATCTCTGTAATGCTGTGCTTGTGTCATTTTATGGttggcaagaggtctattgCCACTGAATCACAGCCGACTGATATTGTAAAGCAGGTGACCCTGCAATGCCAACACTAAGTCACAGGAGGCGCTGCAAACAATATGGGTCTAAGACCGTTATTGCAGGGAGTTATGGCTTCCCTTAGATCACAGCAAGCTCTTTGTACGGAAATGtccatgtatgtaacgttagatagtTCTACACGTGAGTCTTTGTGATGAAGGCATTCTATTGCTCTGTATCTCTGTGCAATTTGTGGGATCCCTATGCAGAGAGCATTAATATCTGTCTCTTTACCACCAATTTGTATGAGCCAAAACCAGCAGACTTTATACCTGTACCAGTCCTCGGGAAACATCCCAAACACACAGTCCCTCATCCCTCAGTGCTGAATGATTAGCAGAGATTGGCAAAATTGGGGCAAATAATTTGCCAAAAGGGTCAGTCAGTCAGAGATAGAAAGTACCCCCGTACTGATACAAGAAAGGAGATGCACATAGGCAAGCAAGCACACATTACCTTCATCATTATCGtcatccactgttttctgcatctgcatctaacctccattaacataaaTCCGCCGAGTAACATAAATCtgaacagtgggtttgagagatctctagtgcggcacccccaggtatgcactaTTTAGATATATgggagtgtattatactgggggacactgggttggaaatctgtttggatgtatcttttcaggtcgttggaatcatgtaccctgatggaattatgttagtcaATGTTACACATTAACTTACACACACCTAAGTCACGACTGCCATAAATTGATGATGCTCACAAAAATTTCTTACTTTAAGGCACAACATATTGAACCTCTACCAAGAGTTACTAACCGAATCCTGATTCTAGCATGAGCATGCATATTTACTGGTATGTCAAAAAAAAGTTGAGTTCTAATTGTGCAGATTCATATTTCTCCTGTATCAAAGTCCGTGGCACTGAACAAATGTTCCACTTACCAGTAATGAGTCAATATTTGGATTAACAGTCTAGCCAAACTGGAGAGCAAACGAGTGAGGAATGACTAGTCCTTAAGTTCAGGTGTTAGGATTAAAAAGCAGAAACCAGCAAAAAACAATTCTGCTGCTTCTACTCTCCTACCTGTGAATTATATCTGTATCAACAGtgtaactgccctttggtataacacaccagcttctgtgtctgtgtagGTTAACACATCAGATGTACGTGAACCATTCAGGACATGAATCAGCTACTTTGGTACCAAGTGTTGTCCTTGTATTTCCATGGGTTCTAGGCCTGGCTCTGCAGTTCCAATAGGCTTCGCCGATCTCCGGGTGATGTTCGCCGACACACTCCGTGGTCTACAGCTttctggttttgatttttttccattcattcatccatgcaTTCAAAGTTCCAAATTTGAAAAGGCGACCAGCCTGGTATATTGACTTAATATTTGGTCTATGGCTGTTCTAGATCCCTACAATTTGGACATCTAGTTTGCACATGTACACTACTGTCCTTCTGTTGCCAAGGTATAAGCAAACTTTTCAATTGTTTCTAGAATCCTGTTCCATTTTCAGGGTAGGGTGTAGACTAGAGACCATCATCAGTAGGAGAGGGACACTGTGAGAAAACTTGGGCAACACTTTTTCTTCACGCACGCAGTTGTGCAACTTTTTTCCTGACTTGTTTGGTGTCAAGTTCTTATGTGCATTTGTAAAATTCATGGCAGTAGTTGAGGGTTTTTTCCCAacatcctcatcatcattggtcgacCCACGGTGGGGGAcagggcaagtccatgcacaacttccgaccacaccagtctatctgccatggccgcactgAGGTCTTCCATGTGAATTGAGGTGTCTCTAGAAAGAGTCCCCGGGAAAGTCAGCTTTCTGGATCATGTTTTTCCccggggcctccacagaatgagtgaggagattTCGCCCGAAGGCATCCTAAGAACACTGTAACCTGATAAGTACTAGCATGCAGTATCCCTCATCTCATCCATCCCTtgtatcctccaagcagaggtttcggtcgagtggggtaggagtgtccgggattttttacgttcctTTTCATTcatagggctcccttggaaatcagttacttgttAAGTGAAGGggctaccctaaagattgataaataaaaaaaataaataaattcacaaaggaagaggaacgtaaaaaatcccggacactcttaccccactcgaccgaaacctctgcttgtctACTCGACCTTTGGGGCatcacagaagatctggcaagcATTTTTTTCGGCCTtctcagttttctttgtttttcttattgTGATGACTACCCACTCATCCATTTTTCAGTTATCTACCCTTTTTTCCTCCCCAGACAGTTCCTTGCATTAAAGTCGTGAATATCTAACATTAAAAACAATAAAGCCATTTTTGTGATGTGATAGAAAGTTTATTGAGCCATGGTGAGTGGGTGATTAGCAACACAATGGGCAGCTTGAAGGGTACAATACAACATCTACTGAGTATAGGACAGGGTTGGAATCTAACATTCTTGTACTGCTTCAATGTGATCTGAAGTTCATCCAAACTCCATACATGGGCGGGGCAGATCGCTAATACTCCTCTCCTAACATTATACTTTAGCACAAGATTGTACAGTTGTGTTCCAATGCCATCAGGTACACTAGTATGTTTGGTGCCCGGGTAGTCTACATACAGGTGAAACAAGTAAAAACACCGCAAAAGCTCAACATCATTTCCGATGTAAAAATGGCTGTTTAAAACAACAAAGGAGACACTGGCGATGACAAGGAGGAAAATCTGTTAATTCTGACTGCATGACCTGTATAAACAGTGCCTTGGGTCTACAAATCATTGGTTGATAGCTCCTTTCGTGAGGATGTTAACAGACGAGATTTACCTAAGTGGGTTTGAAGAATTCACAAAAGTGGGTTTGAAGAATTCACTGTTTATTGTATTACTCTGTATCAAAGAAAGCAGGAGCATAGAGTACATATTTTCCATCTCATCTTACATGTTAATTAAGCCTGCACTTGGTGATCACCTACAGGACGGCATACATATGTTAGGTGTACATGAGGGGTATGGACAGAACTGTACAGCTACACGTGACAGCATTGCAAGTTTGCCTACAATATCATGATTGGTCCCTAGTAGAGACATAACAGGACTTCTGAACTGAACTCCTGCATGATGAAGGGAAAACAGGGACCGTGCTAGTGCCCTGTTACAGCTGCCCACTATTAGCGATGACAATCTTTGCCTTGGTCTTGCCGTTGCTGGAGCCAAAGCTCTCTACCTTCGTCACCACATCCAATCCTTCCACGACACTCCCGAACACAACGTGCTTGCCATCCAGCCTGGAAAGGAAACAGGCATGAGACATGAATTACCGTTGCTTCTTGAATAATGAACACTTGTCAAAAGGTGTTGCaaaagtcagggtacatacttCATTTAGGGTTATTGCTAAGACAGATGGGAAGAGGGGATCTCAAATCAGCTAGGAACCCAGTGATACACTGGCACATGTAGTAAGGGACAGCACCAGAAGAACcataaaaataaatgtttagGCAAGAAGATAAAATAGTATTTTGATAATGAATAGTTCAGAATGTTGAGAATGGTgctttttccaagggcacaacactggggcTGGCTAAAGATTCAAAGCCAGAACCttaagattctaagtcaacaataCCTTATCTTGGTGTAGCAGCACCACATAATGAGTAAGATTAGAACAATACAACTTACCATTCAGTCTTTGCGGTACAAAGGAAGAATTGTGAACCGTTGGTGTTGGGGCCAGCATTAGCCATGGACAGGATGCCTGGACCTGCAGTACAATAAAAGAGCAGTTACATGCAATTAAAggtacattaaaaaaacacaataccTACAGTTACAAGCTATCGTACATCACAGATCTGTTTCCATGACAAGCTTTTCAGTTCTTAGCTGTGTAAGGCTTTGGTCAacactacattttttttactaaacAGTACAAAGGCCATGAGC
The nucleotide sequence above comes from Branchiostoma lanceolatum isolate klBraLanc5 chromosome 14, klBraLanc5.hap2, whole genome shotgun sequence. Encoded proteins:
- the LOC136448944 gene encoding uncharacterized protein, whose translation is MWNNLIHSVRNHSSRFQNIVTLIFDMMQSIRQVKAYYTFQEPVPLRRARGTVLEGIQSETLKLQYFSQEYGEVPILFGYLSVRSQDATEDAINRILAMFEEDKAILLTERRDGPVGPRTYLHSKYSDLLKQCCCCCWMFQMDQSHPLVKRVLTFDVLHSDENTISRLIRVINDKTNGYNLGLVSRWYLRQLQKKFKYFIEVAANTCFDDRSGQRLRLVNQLESPWEFSYLHLASFCTHPRLIALLLRHGADPDRGSPRFGRRCPVEYLFLAMCWDVYKGRDDCASRVRRCLRIYCRAMPKIPLQIPSFHDPSDSDSDSEPDLLAVPHARWNSWVPRDRCMDPCELKHLCRCLIRKRLQDNGVLPGGVYQLKLPTLLQKYLDLLHD